The Salegentibacter sp. Hel_I_6 region AATTCCCAGTTTATTCACCGGATTCGTCCATTTTTTTCTATTGATGATTTTCCACCCCGCTTTTTCCAAAAGCCAATCGAATTGCCAATCTTCAAATTCGTGGTAATGCCGGTCACGTCTATCGGTCTTACTTCTGTAGGCACTGGAAAACCAGAGTCTAAGAGGCACTGTAGCCACTAATTTTTTAGCTTTAATATTTGATAAAACATTAAAAGGAGAAACCAGGTGCTCAAAAATTTCGAATGCCGTTACCACATTATAATCGGTATTTTCTACGGCTTTTGTGTTTAGGTCTAGATCTTCCCCTTGGGTATTTTGCACCCTGTAATT contains the following coding sequences:
- a CDS encoding methyltransferase → MYENTFPNKRYKETLEFLESNVPAPAKILDLGVKNPFSEIMEKHNYRVQNTQGEDLDLNTKAVENTDYNVVTAFEIFEHLVSPFNVLSNIKAKKLVATVPLRLWFSSAYRSKTDRRDRHYHEFEDWQFDWLLEKAGWKIINRKKWTNPVNKLGIRPVLRYFTPRYYAVYAERI